TACCATTACCGTTCCTTTAATTCAACGGTACTATCGAATCGAGTTAATGCAACCAGCCTCGCGCGATCGACCGTACTTACACACCTTCGTCAACGTATCGTTCGAAGCCAGTAAACATCAAAGCGAATTGTCGAGTCGATCATTTATTATATCGTTTCTTTCGTTTACAGCCGGTACTCTACTCCTATTGGCGGAGCTCTTGCTCGTGGAGAGTACGAATCGGTGAGTGAGAAAATATATAAGTGTTCATTGATTTTGAGAATTGCTTACGATTACGTTCGCGAGACATTACTTtctaactttatttttaaacaGCACTGAATTTGAAAGAAATCCCGTACGATATAAAACCGGTAAGCTTAATAAAAGGCGGAGGGGAACAACATTCCAACGAATTTCGTGAAATTAATCCAATGGAGCAGGTGCCAGCACTTCACATCGACAATCATACGTTAATAGAATCTGTGAGTATAATTCTATATGTTTATTTCTATTAATCAACTACAGTGTACGTAACTTTGTAAATACATTGGTTACAGTTGAATATCTTGCAATATTTGGAAGAAACCAGACCACATCGACCTTTAATGCCTGCAGATCCAGTGAAGAGAGCTAGAGTCAGAGAGATCTGCGAGGTAATTGCCAGCGGTATCCAACCCTTGCAGAATCTGGTTGTGTTAATCTATGTCGGCGAAGAACGTAAGAAAGAGTGGGCTCAACATTGGATCACTAGAGGTTTGACCGGTAAGCAGCTAAC
The Colletes latitarsis isolate SP2378_abdomen chromosome 14, iyColLati1, whole genome shotgun sequence DNA segment above includes these coding regions:
- the LOC143349916 gene encoding putative maleylacetoacetate isomerase 2 is translated as MSVMGKPVLYSYWRSSCSWRVRIALNLKEIPYDIKPVSLIKGGGEQHSNEFREINPMEQVPALHIDNHTLIESLNILQYLEETRPHRPLMPADPVKRARVREICEVIASGIQPLQNLVVLIYVGEERKKEWAQHWITRGLTAVEKLLSSSAGKYCVGDEITLADCCLIPQIFNARRFLVDLRPFPTILRVDRHLENHPAFTAAHPNNQPDCPPEATK